The Amycolatopsis sp. DG1A-15b genome window below encodes:
- a CDS encoding SigE family RNA polymerase sigma factor, which yields MISRSRPSTGPGSPWDGEFARYFGERAHSLRSTAFLLCGDWHQAEDLTQAALLKIYLAWPRLSRHDALDAYARKVVLRTFLAEHRRSRWKRERLTDTPPELPAEPASDQDMLVRQALAVLAPKQRAVLVLRYFEDLSVEETAQALGCSTGTVKSQASRGLATLRKRLGPHYGALTFSAPTEGR from the coding sequence GTGATCTCCCGCTCCCGTCCGTCGACCGGGCCGGGCTCGCCGTGGGACGGCGAGTTCGCCCGGTACTTCGGCGAGCGCGCGCACAGCCTGCGATCGACCGCCTTCCTGCTCTGCGGGGACTGGCACCAGGCCGAAGACCTCACGCAGGCCGCGCTGCTCAAGATCTACCTCGCCTGGCCGAGGCTGTCGCGGCACGACGCGCTGGACGCCTACGCGCGCAAGGTCGTCCTGCGCACGTTCCTCGCCGAGCACCGGCGCAGCAGGTGGAAACGGGAGCGGCTCACCGACACCCCGCCGGAGCTGCCGGCGGAACCCGCGAGCGACCAGGACATGCTGGTCCGGCAGGCACTGGCCGTCCTGGCCCCCAAGCAGCGCGCCGTGCTGGTGCTGCGGTACTTCGAAGACCTGAGCGTCGAAGAGACGGCTCAGGCGCTCGGCTGCAGCACCGGCACGGTGAAGAGCCAGGCCTCCCGCGGCCTGGCCACGCTGCGAAAGCGGCTCGGCCCGCACTACGGTGCGCTGACCTTCAGCGCACCCACGGAGGGGAGGTGA
- a CDS encoding Ig-like domain-containing protein encodes MGVTVRNSTRRRGAAVALGLVAVLTLGACSSEPTVSASGTSGGGPTSSPAPTAQPAKLTVTPAGGAQDVAPGEPVVVQVADGTITSVTLTNPDGKQVQGQASADKKSWTTTEQLGYSKTYTWSGQAQGADGKNVPIAGAFTTVKPKRQLAASLNVGDGQTYGIAMPIALTFPSRVTDKASVEKALSVETTPKTEGSWGWMEGDTSVHWRPKEYFKPGTQVKVNAKIYGVKIGDGVYGKQDVSASFAIGRSQIVKGNTTQHTMQVIRDGQQIADYPVSYGLDSDPGRVTHSGVHVVMGKQATYAMSNPKYHYENVVVPWAVRISNNGEFIHGLAASVWAQGKKNVSHGCLNLSPARAKEYYDGVLPGDPVEITGSTQTLTAKDGDYSDWTYDWASWQKLSALAR; translated from the coding sequence ATGGGTGTGACGGTGAGGAATTCCACGCGGCGCCGCGGCGCTGCCGTGGCCTTGGGCTTGGTCGCCGTGCTGACGCTGGGGGCGTGCAGCAGCGAACCGACGGTCTCGGCGAGCGGGACGTCGGGCGGGGGCCCGACGAGCTCGCCGGCACCCACCGCGCAGCCCGCAAAGCTGACGGTGACGCCGGCGGGCGGCGCCCAGGACGTCGCGCCCGGCGAACCGGTCGTCGTCCAGGTCGCCGACGGCACGATCACGTCGGTCACGCTGACCAACCCGGACGGCAAGCAGGTCCAGGGGCAGGCGTCGGCGGACAAGAAGAGCTGGACCACCACCGAACAGCTCGGCTACAGCAAGACCTACACCTGGTCCGGCCAGGCACAGGGCGCCGACGGCAAGAACGTGCCCATCGCCGGCGCGTTCACCACGGTCAAGCCGAAGCGCCAGCTGGCGGCCAGCCTGAACGTCGGTGACGGCCAGACGTACGGCATCGCGATGCCGATCGCCCTGACCTTCCCCAGCCGCGTCACCGACAAGGCCTCCGTCGAGAAGGCGCTGTCGGTCGAGACCACGCCGAAGACCGAGGGCTCGTGGGGCTGGATGGAAGGCGACACCTCGGTGCACTGGCGGCCGAAGGAGTACTTCAAGCCCGGCACGCAGGTGAAGGTCAACGCCAAGATCTACGGCGTCAAGATCGGTGACGGCGTGTACGGCAAGCAGGACGTCTCGGCCAGCTTCGCCATCGGGCGCTCGCAGATCGTCAAGGGCAACACCACGCAGCACACCATGCAGGTGATCCGCGACGGCCAGCAGATCGCCGACTACCCGGTGAGCTACGGCCTCGACTCCGACCCCGGCCGCGTCACCCACAGCGGCGTGCACGTCGTCATGGGCAAGCAGGCCACGTACGCGATGAGCAACCCGAAGTACCACTACGAGAACGTCGTGGTGCCGTGGGCGGTCCGGATCTCCAACAACGGCGAGTTCATCCACGGCCTGGCCGCGTCGGTCTGGGCGCAGGGCAAGAAGAACGTCTCGCACGGCTGCCTGAACCTGTCGCCCGCGCGCGCCAAGGAGTACTACGACGGCGTGCTCCCCGGCGACCCGGTCGAGATCACCGGCAGCACGCAGACGCTGACCGCGAAGGACGGCGACTACAGCGACTGGACCTACGACTGGGCGAGCTGGCAGAAGCTGTCGGCGCTGGCCCGCTGA
- a CDS encoding cold-shock protein: MAQGTVKWFNAEKGFGFIAQDGGEGDVFVHYSEIEGRGFRTLEENQRVEFEVGQGQKGPQAQKVRAI, encoded by the coding sequence GTGGCGCAAGGCACTGTGAAGTGGTTCAACGCGGAGAAGGGCTTCGGCTTCATCGCGCAGGACGGCGGCGAAGGCGACGTGTTCGTTCACTACTCGGAGATCGAGGGCCGCGGCTTCCGCACCCTCGAGGAGAACCAGCGAGTGGAGTTCGAGGTCGGCCAGGGCCAGAAGGGTCCGCAGGCCCAGAAGGTCCGCGCGATCTGA
- a CDS encoding class I SAM-dependent methyltransferase — MAQNVWDAEAATFDEQPDHGLRDPVVRAAWAGLLLPLLPPAPAVVADLGCGTGSLTLLLAEAGHDVCGVDLSERMLDEARAKTAGVRVELRQGDAADPPCVDHSCDVVLVRHVLWAMADPAAAVGRWVRLLKPGGLLLLVEGRWSTGAGLTAAECRELVCAHREEAAVRQLTDPALWGAEIEDERYLVVSRS; from the coding sequence ATGGCGCAGAACGTCTGGGACGCCGAAGCGGCCACCTTCGACGAACAGCCCGACCACGGCCTGCGGGATCCCGTGGTCCGCGCCGCCTGGGCGGGGCTGCTCCTTCCGCTGCTGCCGCCGGCGCCCGCCGTTGTTGCCGATCTCGGGTGTGGGACCGGCAGTCTCACCCTGCTCCTCGCCGAGGCCGGGCACGACGTCTGTGGCGTGGACCTCTCCGAGCGGATGCTCGACGAAGCCAGAGCGAAGACCGCGGGCGTCCGGGTCGAGCTGCGGCAGGGTGATGCGGCCGATCCGCCCTGTGTGGACCACTCCTGCGACGTCGTCCTGGTGCGGCACGTGCTGTGGGCCATGGCGGACCCGGCCGCCGCTGTCGGGCGCTGGGTGCGGCTGCTGAAACCGGGTGGCCTGCTGCTCCTCGTCGAAGGCCGGTGGTCCACCGGCGCCGGGCTCACCGCGGCCGAGTGCCGGGAGCTGGTGTGCGCGCACCGGGAGGAAGCGGCCGTGCGGCAGCTGACCGATCCGGCGCTGTGGGGCGCCGAGATCGAGGACGAGCGGTACCTCGTCGTCAGCCGCAGCTGA
- a CDS encoding YciI family protein, whose translation MRYLLTLHMNPALWSTLGDDQKNAVYEGHGAFIQLITESGEMVETKALAEPGETKTVQVKDGVAHTKTGGFVESDAFLCGYYVVDVESEARAVELAAKIPDAQYTAVEVRPVVHES comes from the coding sequence ATGCGTTACCTCCTTACCCTCCACATGAACCCCGCCCTCTGGAGCACCCTCGGCGACGACCAGAAGAACGCCGTCTACGAAGGGCACGGGGCCTTCATCCAGCTCATCACCGAGTCCGGGGAAATGGTCGAGACCAAGGCGCTCGCCGAACCCGGTGAGACCAAGACCGTCCAGGTCAAAGACGGCGTGGCGCACACCAAAACCGGTGGCTTCGTCGAGTCCGACGCCTTTCTCTGCGGCTACTACGTCGTCGACGTGGAGAGCGAAGCGCGGGCCGTCGAGCTGGCGGCGAAGATCCCGGATGCCCAGTACACCGCCGTCGAGGTGCGGCCGGTCGTCCACGAAAGTTGA
- a CDS encoding arylamine N-acetyltransferase, with product MTTEGEWGIGAVDLDAYLTRVGQPRRTPSEAALTELMRAHVGAVPFENVDVVLGQHQGISLDVVSAKLVGRRRGGYCYEQSGLFAAVLERLGYTVHRLSARVQPRRPGPYTHMTLVVDVDGKQFLADVGFGAGILDPMPLVDGHEVDQAGWPHRVTENDGWWTLQKGDEDILELRLNEMHPIDYEVYHHYTSTHPKSPFTGRLVIMTIEPGVSRKLLGRELTVEKPDGSSETTTVAPDELDATLKELGIELTADELERLKNVY from the coding sequence ATGACCACTGAAGGGGAATGGGGCATCGGCGCCGTCGATCTCGACGCCTACCTCACGCGCGTCGGGCAACCGCGGCGGACGCCGTCCGAAGCCGCGCTCACCGAACTCATGCGGGCGCACGTCGGGGCCGTCCCGTTCGAGAACGTCGACGTCGTTCTCGGGCAGCACCAAGGGATTTCGCTCGACGTCGTGAGCGCGAAGCTCGTCGGACGGCGGCGGGGCGGCTACTGCTACGAGCAGAGCGGCCTCTTCGCCGCCGTCCTCGAGCGGCTCGGCTACACCGTGCACCGGCTTTCCGCGCGCGTGCAGCCGCGGCGGCCCGGGCCCTACACGCACATGACGCTCGTCGTCGACGTCGACGGCAAGCAGTTCCTCGCCGACGTCGGGTTCGGCGCCGGGATCCTCGATCCCATGCCGCTCGTCGACGGCCACGAGGTCGACCAAGCCGGGTGGCCGCACCGCGTCACCGAAAACGACGGCTGGTGGACGCTGCAGAAGGGCGACGAGGACATCCTCGAACTCCGCCTCAACGAGATGCACCCCATCGACTACGAGGTCTACCACCACTACACGTCGACCCACCCGAAGTCGCCGTTCACCGGGCGCCTGGTGATCATGACGATCGAGCCGGGCGTCAGCCGCAAGCTCCTCGGCCGGGAACTCACCGTCGAAAAACCCGACGGCAGCAGCGAAACCACCACCGTCGCGCCCGACGAACTCGACGCCACGCTCAAGGAACTCGGCATCGAGCTGACGGCGGACGAGCTGGAGCGGCTGAAGAACGTCTACTGA